tattatatgttgcCACCTGCTGAAAAAGCAGCAGCAGCTTCTACTTCTAACGTTGATCTTCAGTGGATAGCTGAAAGAAGTAGTTGCGTATGGACAGCAGGTAATGATGATACTTTTAACATCAAAATGTTTGATAAGCTCATACAATTTACTGATTCATAGACTTTTACGGATACAGGTCTTCACGAAGATACTAGCACGAAAAGTTCTTCTTCTCTAAATTTAAATGGTGCAGATCCATGGGGAAGTTGTCTGTTTGCATTTTTGGAAAAGGATAGAGTGCTCACGCTATGTCCCACTGCTATTGCACATTCATGGCCTATTGTTTTCACTCGTATAAATTCGCTCTTTTCAGTAATCGATCCTACGTAAGATTACATTACacctttaaaaataatatatctgtttacgattaaataacaataaatgttcccatttatattttttagaccTGTTAATGACAATAGAGCTTCTCTCTTGAGAAGTTCAACGGCAGTTAGGAAACCTGTAAACGAGAGGGACATGTATATGCACGTTTGGAAGAATTATTTGACATTCGGATACAGAGTTGTTCCACCGGTACCGAGTCCTGTTGTACGGTGTGCCAGTCCAGACCTAAGTCTCaggtaaatgaataattataagtTACTGCAGGGACATTAGTATCATGTCATTCCAttttattatgttgttattattatgttAAACGACATTTAACACACTTAGTCAAAACATAACAGATGAGTATACTGTTAAATGATACATTAGTTGCGTAGTTTTTAAAATTATCTACATTTTTATATGCACAAATCATTGATAGAtccaaattatatatttaataatgcaGTTTATAGTTCTATCATTAGAGCTTTACATGTACACACAAACAACGAATTATCAGGTGGAATTATTTGGTATTAATTGGTGTTGGGTCATGTCTGCTTATGTCTGTTGTGTACCACGGAAACCATATGATGAGTACCGATGTTTGTTTGTCTCAAAGTTCTCTAATCAAAATTACAGTGTAACACTATGTGAACTATTAAGTTAACTCCACGTTATGACATGCAAAATCTCTGCTGTGGCACGCACGTGGCATTTGTATCTCTAATAATTGATAAGATGTAAGAATGTCTAATCTTATGTGAATTATGCACATCATCTCCAAAAGTCTGCCCGTTTTTAATCAATAACACAAggtgtttcatttaaaaaactaGGGAAGCACCAATTTGTACCAAGTCGTGCTTTGCACTCGGGAGCGGGACTGAAGTTAACGTATCTCTGTTTCCTAAACGCACATTTCGCTTTATTTTTCTGTAACATTTATCTACCTCGCATGCTACACGTCACTGTCTCGCACATGTACATCTGGATCTTAGAGTAGTACTTTCTGAGCAGTAAATAATGTCTGATACAAGGAGCATTGGTGGTACACTGTATTGCATACTCTAGTGGTCAGCATACGGTGGAGTTTGGTGTGTTGTGCATGAGTAAGGAGTTGAGTCAGAGCCTGGAGAATCTCGGTGGGGCACAGACCCTACCGGGTCGCTTCTCCGTTCCGTCCATTTCCGGCATCTACACCAGGCATAAGCGGACCAGGTGAGCCTAATTAACCATTGCGAACGACCATGCTTCGATGTCACCCGGGATTAAACGGTCGTTGGTAAATTTGCactatatctctattatatgaAACTTTGATCATTTCTAAGTCGTTTATTGGATGTTAATTAAGGTGTTATTTAACACTGATTATGTGTATTTTTATTCACTCGACCGTTCCCGATCACTTTAATAAAAGAACTAAACCTATTAATTAATTGCACaacattttttatatctatAACACATAGCAATCAAATagggaatttatttaatatgtatgaaacattaaaaattttcttcaatagTTCATCACCCGATAGTCTTTCCGCCGAACGGGGTGATAACAAATCACCCGGTACAAATGCGAGTCCTGCAGCTTTGTACAAATTGACGGTACCACTACTAAGGTGCGAAGTAGTTGATGTTAGAGATGCTGCTGTACAAGCAATCGGCAAAGTGAATGCTGATGCTTTAAAGTAAGTAAACCGCGAAATTATTTAACGAGAAATATTCCTAACAATGATTGCTACTTTTTAGAGACTTAATGGAAGAATTAGTTCCTTATATACGCGAAGCAGTTGACCGCAAGCAAGAAAATATGAGACGTCGAAGACGAAGAGATGCATTAAGATTACAGCTTGTAAGAGTATTAGAATTAATTGCCGAGTACGGAACTTTTGGTATTTGGTTAGTTATCAGTCTGCTCGACGCGTTTCTTCGTGATTCTTTTTCATAAGTTAATCATTAAATTAATTCTATTCGTATGTTTTTATAGTCCTGCGGTGTTAGATCGTGAAACACAGTCGCTTCATCCAACGTTCGTTGAATATATCGACGGTGCACGTTTATATTTAGAGAACGAAACCGACAAAGAAGCACCTGCTGTTCGTGATATTAAACTACATTTCTGTAATTTCATGAGAAAAATGATCAAGAGTTTTTCTTGTAAGTCATTTataagtagaaaaatatttttagaaatatgtTCGTTATAACTTACACCTCATTCTTTTAATGCTTTAGTGGAAACATGTCATACATTACTGAAGAGAGATTTAAGACGGAATTTGTTCATGTTGTTCGCCAGTTGGGCAGGTCCCTATGGACGACCACTTGCGAGTACATCATCGttacacgaagaagaaaaatcttgtACAGAATTACAGCTTTCAGCGTTACAAGCTATGAGCGGACTATTGTGTTGTGGTCCTTGCTTCAATTCTCAATCTCTTTCAGAAGAAGGAGCTATATTGTATCAGTGGTTAGATTTGCTATTAGCCAGCAAGGATGAGAAAGTAAATTTCACGTtaacaattcattttttaatgtaGCTTTCTTAAGGGATTACTACACATGTTCGAtaacaaaaatttcagatttatgCCCTTGCTCGTGAAACAGTAGTGTTACTATTGGAATGTAACCCTGATATTGGAACCCTTCTCGACTGGGTGGTCGACCGGTGTTACACGGGAGCTCCACAAGTAGCCGATGGTTGTTTTCTCGCCTTGGCAACAATTTTTAGCGCAAGGTTAGTAACCTACACGTATTTctaaacattaaaatattttaaattaaaaagaatttattttaaatgtgaTATCAAATTATAAAAGATTTCATTTCCTCTGTAGTATATGAATATAGTATAAAATGTCTTTAATGTTGTTTCATAGAGAATATCCCTGCGATCATTACACAAGCATCATCAACGTTACCCTAATGAGTACGGGTTGCCCCCGTGCCCCTGTTCACGACGCAGCGCTCCAACTTCTTCAGCTGCTGGATCAAAGATTTTTTGGGAACGTGGGTCCCCTTCCGGCTACAGAACCGGAGACCAGTAAGTTTGTCAAATCTATCTGTTCGATTGTGTGCGAATTCCAATCACTAAGTTGTGCTTTAGTTGTACAGTGATTCACTCTGAGATGACATTTAGCTCATGGAATTCTTGCCACGGTTCCGTGAACCCACTTGGATGTCGTTGTACCGTGGTTGTCGTACTTGATCGTACATAGTTTGAAACTGAAAATACACAAAAGATAATCCTCTTAATGAAACAGTAATTTAACTACGGTACAACTCACCATTTTGCATTCTGTGATTCGACACCTGCATCACAGCTGTGTTTTTTCTGCGAAATCGCTTTAAAAACATGCACCGTATCGCTGTTCGAAAATTCTGGCCCGTCGCGCAATACAGAATAAAATTAATCCCAAAGTTGGTATTGAACAACAAATTGCAAACCTGTTGCGCCAATTCCAGTGATCGTACCTGGCTTAAGTTGCTTTCCCTCTGaaactatatttttatacatccaATATCAACCAGCTCGTACGAATCATGAAATAATTCATTTGTTTCTAATAGTTACTGACACGTACATGTAGGAAAGCATAAATCCTCAGGACATACGCTGGAAGATTAAAGCACAGGAAAGTGCTAGAGACGACGAGAAGCATCTTAGTGATTTTGGTCTGCGCCAGATTGTTCCGGAAGCTTTGCGCTTGCGGTTGTTTCTCCTTCATGATACTCGGCTCGTTGGTTAGAGATTTTCTAATTTTGATATGCCTATAGATAGCCCGTGCAATCAACACGTTCAGAATAATGATCACGGTGAAGGGTATCGCGAAAGTCAGCACCGTGTCGATCACGTTATAAACGATCGCCCATGATTCAAGCCCCTCAGCTAAATGGCACTCGGTCACGTTGCCATTTTTACCGTACTGTAGCCGTGGTGCTGAGAACCATAAAACTGGACTGCACAGAACAACACCTAATGTAGTCAATATTGTGACCGCAGCTTTCGCCCTGGCCACGGTGCACATTGATTGACGATAGAGAGGATATTGAACAGCTATAAACCTCTCTATGGTAAATGCCACTACGAGCCAAACGCTCATGAAGCTGCAAAGGGTGGttaagtaaatgaaaaattgacaGAAACCCTGTTGATTGAACAGGCCGACCTCTACAAGATTCAACCAGACCACGAAGACGGATACCAGGAAGCCTGTGTCGCTGATCGCTAACGCGCCGAGATAGATGCTCGACGAATATTGGCATAGTTTCGTTCCAAAGAACACTATCACAGAGAGGCAATTTCCTAGAGAACCGAAGTAAACGAGCATGGGTGTATAATATAACTGGACGCTACGTAACACGTTCTCCGTTAAGTTGAACTCCACGAGGTCTCTTTGTGTATGAGCCATTTTTATGAGGTGCTCTCAAATAAGAGGATTCATCGATTTTTATAGTTGAAACGCAGGATGCGTTCGCGATGACGTGTTGCGtacgaaaatattttcttttcgccAAATAAAACTCATCCTCTGAAAGGGTTTCTTATCGTTCATATATAACATGTAGCCTTGATGTCTTTTGTTTTATGTAAAGACTCAAGAAAAAATGGTACCCAATATTTCCAATAGGGAGATATCAAAACAAAAGTAGTTCGTTAATGTAGGCTgtaaaaaaatcataaaattttttaGAATACTTGTTGCTTGTTCAGGTTTTATCATTCTTGCAACAGGTGATCCTTTTATTTGTTTCGTTATTATAACATAGTTTTAATTCACAGTTCTACCGATTCTCCAACCGCTATTTTATCTGTTTACTTTTTCATACTCGTACCGTATAAGTGGCTTCTCTGAGCAATCGAGGAAATTTCATGCCACGAACAGAAACGTTCAAAGTTTATTTAACGTTCTATGAAAAACTGTGCTGGAGTGTTGCCAAATTCTCTGGACGTCTTCAAAGGTTGATAAAGAAGTCCATCTTTTATTGCAAGCCTCGGAGAAATGCGTTTACGATTTCACTAATGCTAAATTCTGGACATTTTTAATTAGAACATTCCGCGAGACTTTCATCTATTTTCATCATCAAATGAACGTTCAGTTTAGAGTTTCACAAACTTAAgtgcatttttcatttatcatttttaatatcttcacacaaatatttcaaacaatttttattatatttttcatcaCTTATCAATATTCCATAATGAAGAAACGTCAACGTGATTCACTTGTTTGTAATTTTAACAGCAGAAGCTATGAATAGAAATAGACTTATTAAAacgtttgtttaaatattttaaaatttttgccATGCATCGTTTCTATTCAAAACTTTTATCAGTAATAGAAACTTCACACTAAATAGAGcttatttttgaaagaaaaatgtccCCGATAAGAGATGATGAAGATAAACGGTATACCTCGAGATGCCGTCTCGACTATTTCTGCATGGTGCATCGGCAACTGTTCCTGATAAACTCCAATGGATCTAGCTTCTGCGCACCATGGCAGTATATGAATTCTGGTCGGTTGCGTGAAAGACCCGatatgaaaaaaataagaaacttctTATTTAACGTTGGAAGATTGTACTCACACTTTGTATCCACTTACAATAACTTGCATAATTGATActtaaattatttgcaatttttataattctatCATTTCTTGTTTTAGGTCAGGATGATCCTGTAGGCGGTTCATCAACCACAGCCACCTCTGCCGCAGGACCACAAAGTAATCCCATCGGTGGAATGTCCTCAAGTGGTACAATTAGGGGTGGCACTCTTGATGTTCTTCTATCGACCACCTATTGTCGCAATCAAATGTATCTTTCTCGTCAACTCGCTCAGCTACATCCGGAGCTGACGATGCCTATGTTCAGTGGTGagcttattttctttaaaattatgtCTTTTAGAAGTTGAAGATACACTTGCTAGTATTTACATAACTGTGCTTTATCAGTTCACTTAATTGAACTGTTTCATTTATCTCTGATTGATTTTGTTGCATTCACAAGTACAGGTGTTTCGGAGAACAGAAAAGGAATGATCTGAGGTGATTGAATGattcgtttttttatttttttttattttctgactTTGTACAAAGTATGAGAAGAAAGAGATGGTATTTTATGGTATTATATTTAGATCATTGAGTCTTCCAATAATCCATCCATTGTAAGTGGAATCGTACACGTTTTTTATTAGGTCCATTATTAATCTTCCTATACGAGGGGTCTATTTACCTGTTGATTAACTCTTATTCGGTCAAGGTGAATCCATTGGACTCCTACTTTCTTTACACAAATGATGATATCCTTAATGAAGATGAATAAGCTATTcagaaaagggttaaaatagagTGATGATTATTCGAGGAAGGCATAAATATGACTTGTGTAATCATCTATTGGCGTGTGTACCGAACAATGTTTACAGAGTGCAACATTTGTAAGTTGGACTACATTGGACAGGTCGAACCTTTTGCTAGCAGCCAGCTAGAAATAATTCATCCATTTATAACTCAACCTAATATCCCTTTCTCCAGTTTGCATGTTTGCATAGAAAATACATTTTGACAGGCCGATTTCAAGCCCCGCTTCTAATGAACGATGACAAATGATGTTACTGTACAGAATTCAGACAACCCTCTACATGTATTAAAACAGATCATTTTGTCGGAGTACCATATTCGTAAATTGAGCTTATCAAAAAATAAgaacaaaattttgtttattataaacTTGTTAAATAGTATGAATGCCTGCTGCGAGCAACACTTAAATAAGTTCAATCGCGAAATGAACAATCCGTTTAAAGATAGCAATGAAACTGACCTAAATACCATAATGCAAACGTGTCCTAAGTTCAACTAATATTTCATCAAAGTAATGTAATTATTAGTGTACAAAGCCACGCGTTTCATAATACATTTTTTCTCAGTTTAATACATCATTATTCTTtatgattttcagaaattacaCACAGATTTCAAACAGCCAGAAGGGAGGTCCGACAGTTGCTACTTCAGTATTTGTTACCTTGGTTGCATAACATGGAATTGGTGGATCCCAATGTACCTCCACCCTCTAATCCATTGAGTTATTATCAGGTAATTGTTGAATCTCAATAAGTATTTTTGTTATTCCTTTCTCGAGCATTGTCATATATCCATGATGTTGATGTTGACATAGATTTAATAGTATTAATATGATTGACACTCAGTTCTACCCTTCTTTGTACATAcaataaaaaagaatcattttgtttttatattctttCAAAAAAAAAGGATTGGAGGCGCCGGGTATCGATCCCGGTACCTCTCGCATGCTAAGCGAGCGCTCTACCATCTGAGCTACGCCCCCCACGATCTGATTAAATGCAAGTGTCAATGCGAAGGTGCAATGTGATCTACATTTGGTGAAAGGATTCAAAAAGATTTTGGAGGCGCCGGGCATCGATCCCGGTACCTCTCGCATGCTAAGCGAGCGCTCTACCATCTGAGCTACGCCCCCATTGATTCCTTTTCATAATAAAATCCCTTTTATTTTGATAGGGGAAGATTCTCTTGCAGATGATATCAGTAGTATAGTTTAAGATAAGTCAGACGCCTGATCTAGGAGCTTACTACTTGTTTGTCAGTCATATAGGagacatatttttttaaaatctaaGCTATGATAGCATGTTTTGCAATGAGGAAGTATTACATTTGTTTACTTAATATCGCTCTTTTatagaacaaaaaaaatattgacAAGGTTTTTGTAAAATGAGAAAAAACAGTTTGGAGGCGCCGGGTATCGATCCCGGTACCTCTCGCATGCTAAGCGAGCGCTCTACCATCTGAGCTACGCCCCCtttgatttatattattttaacaatGAAATTATGCTTC
This Osmia lignaria lignaria isolate PbOS001 chromosome 9, iyOsmLign1, whole genome shotgun sequence DNA region includes the following protein-coding sequences:
- the LOC117602828 gene encoding thyrotropin-releasing hormone receptor, encoding MAHTQRDLVEFNLTENVLRSVQLYYTPMLVYFGSLGNCLSVIVFFGTKLCQYSSSIYLGALAISDTGFLVSVFVVWLNLVEVGLFNQQGFCQFFIYLTTLCSFMSVWLVVAFTIERFIAVQYPLYRQSMCTVARAKAAVTILTTLGVVLCSPVLWFSAPRLQYGKNGNVTECHLAEGLESWAIVYNVIDTVLTFAIPFTVIIILNVLIARAIYRHIKIRKSLTNEPSIMKEKQPQAQSFRNNLAQTKITKMLLVVSSTFLCFNLPAYVLRIYAFLHFQRESNLSQVRSLELAQQVCNLLFNTNFGINFILYCATGQNFRTAIRCMFLKRFRRKNTAVMQVSNHRMQNVSNYVRSSTTTTVQRHPSGFTEPWQEFHELNVISE